DNA from Flavobacterium aestivum:
AGCATGACCCAATCCCCAATTTAATGGAGCTATCAAGATATTTTTATTATCGGATTTTAAATTCATTTTTTAAGTCTTACTTATATACATAAGTTTAAAGTTATTCGATAGATTTCAATCTAATGTTTACAATGTATTACTAAAATATTATATAATTTGTCCCGACTCGAAATAAGTTAACATAAAATTTACTTATATCAGGTCGGGACTATTAAATAAAAAGGCTAACCATTACGGATAGCCTTCAGTATTTGTTCGGAAATTTATTTATTGTTTGATGTAGGTTTTGTTTCCGTTTGAATTGATGTAGTATTTACCTCCTTGTGGGCCAGTATATACTTTTTTTCCATTGTATTCTCCGGTTACTTTATCAGTATTTTTTACGGCTGCTTTTGATTTGTCGGCAGATTTAGAAACTTCTTTTTTGGTAGCGGTTGCTTTATCAGTAGCCATTTTAGAGTCTTTAGCTACTTTATCAGTAGTTTTTTTGGCTTCCTTTGTCGCTTTATCAGCAGTTGCTTTAGAATCTTTAGCTACTTTATCAGTAGTTTTTTTTGCCTCTTTTGTTGTTTTATCTGCTGATGCTTTTGAGTCTTTAGTTGTTTTTTTGGCGTCTTTTTGTGCTTTATCAGCAGTCGCTTTAGAATCTTTAGCTACTTTATCTGTTGTTTTTTTGGCATCTTTTGTTGCTTTTTCTGTTGCCGTTTTCTCTTTAGTCTTACTTGTTTGTGCGTAAAAAGTATTCGATAGAATAAAGAAGAAGCTTAATAACAATAATTTTTTCATGTCAGTTTAATTTTAAATTAGATTTAAATTTACTACTTTTTTTCTAAAGTTGATCTCTAATAGTTTAAAAATAAGCTCTCAACGCAACACTTCCGGTATGAATGGCATCACTGGTTTCGCTTTTTCGACCTTGGTAGATGAAATTAACGTCTAAAAATGTAGTCAGATTCATTTGCAATAGGGTTCTCCAGGTTAAATTTTGACCCTTTTGCAATCCTTCCAGCATTTGATATCCAGCAGAAGAAAATTCATTTCCTTTAAAATCATTTTTATATAATGAAATTTCGCCGTTTGCTGTAAATCTTGAACTTCCATTATAGCTAAATGCGGTACCAAATCTACTTTGCAATAAGGTGTCTAAACTACCAATTTGATTTTTTTTGTTGATGTATTCATAAAAAAGATCTAAGCTGATGTTTTTTGAAAACAGATAACTAATCTTTGGAGTTAATAAATAACCTTCAATCGTGTAATTTTTCTCGGTAAATGTTTCAGATTCTGCTTTTGTCAAAATGGTTTTGGCTAGCGCATCAAATAGCCAACTTTTTTGAAGTAAGTGTTGGTATTGTAATTGATGAAAGCTGTTTTTGTTTTTAATGGTGCCAACAGACAATAAGTTTTGTGCCTGATTTGTCATGTAGGTATAAGTAACTGAATTGTCGCGTTTCCCTCTGTTGAAAAACAAGCTGTTGGTAAAGGTAGAAAGTAAACCCAATATGTTTTCTGATGAAGAATGAAAGGGATTCAAATCAAAATGGTCTCCTTCATTCTTAATTTTCCGATCTATAATAAAGTTACTTTGCAAATAAAAATAGGAAAGTGCCTTTTTGAAAGAATTACTGTTTTGCCAAATATTAGGATTGATTATAAAAGATTGTGAGAACTTGTTTTGATTGGTTTTTAGATAAATCTGATTAGGCAGAAAGATTCGGGTATAAGTTGCTAAATCTATAAATGGCGCTATTTCGAATTCTTCGAGTTCTTTTATCCCATTATTATTGTAGTCATTCCAGGTGTATTTTCCTTGCCCCGCGGGTACTTCTACATAAGTGTAATTTTGAAAAGGCATGGTGCCCGAATTGGTTTCGTAAAGGGTATTGCTTTGAACCAATTGATTAAAAAATTGATCACTATAAAGAACCCTCGAATTCAATGAAGGTGTGTTTTTTAGCGTAGGATCAGTATAATCCAGTATTCTATAATTTACTAATACAGATAGATCACGCTTTTCTGTTTTAAATAGTTGTGATTTAAAATTATAACTATTGGAAGTGTTTACCTTTTGTAATAATCCGTTTTGAATACTGTCATTCGTTCTTCTTAAATACCCCAATTGTACATAAACACGGGTGCTGTCTCCATGACCGGCATATATTCCGTATTCATTAAAGCGTTGGGTTTGCAAAGAGAGTTGTTGAGTAGCTTTATTTTTGCCTTGATTATCCTCAAAACGTAAAGTACTGCCAATCCAATTTTTCTTGAAGTTGTATTGAACTTGCGAAACGTTTCTAATAAACTTAGTAGTGGTTTCTATATCGTCACTTTTCAATAAACTGCCATCGCTTTTGATAGTCCAATTATGGGTTGTAAATCCTGCATTGATGTTGTTTTTTATACCCGAATAATTGTTGGAAATAGCAAGTCTTTGAAAAGCATAGGTTACAGATCCTGTGTTTTTTGAATTCGTATCAGGGATTAAGCCGAAATTTAAACCGGTGCTCAGTAAATTTTGGTCACCGGTTATGGAGCTGTAGATATTCCAATCTCTATAAAATTCTATTGAGTTTATACGTTCTACAGGTTTAAAATCAGAATCTATAACTTGTAAATTGGCAAAAGCATCTAGGTTCCAATTTTTGGAGTATAGACGTTGCTTGGTATTGATTTCTCCCGCTATACCTTTATTGTTGCTGTCGTCTAGTGAAGAGAATAAGTTTTTATCATTGTTGCTAATGGCAATTTCAAAATCAACAGCAGTTTTTTCAGAAGGATTGTATTTTCCAAAAAAGGTAGCAACCTGTTCTTTTATTGGAGCTATTAATTGTATAATGGGTTCATAATTTCCTTGAAGAACTCCGTTTATGGGAGCTACATACTCATAAATTTTATCTACACTCGCAGCATTTTTTAAAATATAATTTCCTTTTTTTAGTCCTATCAAAGTAAAAGTAACTGTATATAGCTGGTCATTCGGGTTTGTCGAATGTTCAAATATAGATTCAGTACCAAGGATGGTTTTTTTATACAGGATTTTTTTTTCGTCATAGGTGTCAAGATAAGCTGATGATGCAACCATTAATTTAGGATCGTCTCCGGCTTCTGCTAAAACTTGTACTTGCTCCTTAGAAAGGTTTTGCTGAACGGGTTGATTTTTTAAGTCATTTTCAGAATATAAAGCAGTACCAAAAGTCCATTTTTTGTTAGTAAAACTTCCTCCATCGTACGTAACAAATCGAGTGTAGTTGATCTCAGAGTATTGGTATTCTATTACGATTCTCATTTCGGACGTGATACTGAAAAGAGGGGTAAACATAATTTCTCCAGAGTTGTAATCGATGGTATAATCATTTGTTTCGCCTCTTTTTAATAAAACCCCATTGACATAAACGCGTTCAGACCCAATGATGACTAAAACGTACAACTCACCATTTTGACCAATTAATTTATAAGGACCTTGATTTCCTTCCTGTCCTTTAAAATTACTACTGGCATAATGACCAGTAACCAATCCGGCCGATGCAAATAGATTGGTTTTGTTATTCTCATTTTCTAGATTAATAGTAGTGGATAATCCTTGTATCTTCTTGTTGAAATTGAGAAAATGAGTGTTGTTGTTACCAATAAAAACATCGCCGGCACGAACATTCCAACTATCGCTGAAGAGTTCCATGAAAATATTGTCATATTGGTTCAGTTTCTGGGAGTAGCTTCCTTCCTGAACGGGAATATTGGTATCTTTAATAGAAGCTCTAATGCTAACCTTTTCGGATATTTTTCCGGTTATTTGTAGATCCAGATTCGAATTGACCACAGTATTCTGATTATTACCTACAGAAACTCCTCTTGAGAGACTTCCTTTGGCAACAAGACCATCAAATGGAGTATTATTTTTTACGGGAGTGTTTTCAATTTTATACAAATTTTGATTGGTTGCATCGTTGTCAATAATCTTACTGCTATCGTAAATACTGTATTCTTTGGTTAATAGACTAGGGAATTTTAGATAATGAACTGTTATGGAATCTGTAATGTTTTGATTTTTGTCTTTAAATACAAGTAAGCCTTTTGGGAAATTTACTTGATACAAAGAACTGTCAATAGCTTGGTTTTTGGAATCCAATACTTTGAAAGAATAGGAATTGATGCTTTCCTTTTCCAGATAAATGGTGTCTGTGGTAAAAGCTATTTTTTTGGTTCTGTAAGCCGAATCCGTTTCTTGCGCCTGAAGCCCAAAAAAACAAAAAAGTAGAATCCAAAATAATACATTTTTAAACATAAATACTATAACTCGAATGCTCCAAAATTAGTATTTATTATTTTATAATGTGCTAATTAGAGTATTGGCTCAAGTGAGAACCGAAAATGATTAGAAGTAATTGAGATTAAACAAATAGTAATAAAAAATGGAAGCCGAATTAATGACTTCCATTTTTTTGATAGAGCTATTTTTAATCAAAGAATTAATTCTCTTTGGTAACAATTTGCATAGTTTCTCTGCTGACTTGTTTTAAAAGAACAGTTTTGTTGTCTTCAACCGTTTGTGCAGCTTGCTCGTTAAAATGTCTGATGGTATATAAAGTAACGCTTTCGGTAAAATCTACTTTGAATTTTTTAGAAAGTATTGCGTTGCAATCATTGAAGTTTCCAAATTTATCCTCTACGCAAACGGAGAAACTGATGGCCGAATTCTGGATCAAGTTTACTTTAAGTTTGTACTGGTGGAATAATCCAAAGATTTCACTGATGTTTTCTTCCATTATAAAAGAGAAATCTATTGAAGATAATGAAATCAACAGTTGGTTTCGTTTTACAATAAAACAAGGTAAATACGGTTCAAGATCAACACCTTTAGAAACAGCAGTTCCTTTCAACAATGGATTGATAAACGATTTTACATATAAAGGTATTTCCTTTTTTTGTAAAGGTTGTAATGTTTTTGGGTGAATAACTGATGCTCCGTAAAATGCCAATTCGATAGCTTCACGATACGAAATTTGATTTAGCAAACTTGCGTTTTCAAAATATCTAGGATCGGCATTCATAACCCCAGGAACGTCTTTCCATATGGTTACGCTTTCGGCATTTAGGCAATAAGCGAAAATTGCAGCGGTATAATCAGACCCTTCACGACCTAATGTAGTAGTGAAATTGTTTTCATCAGATCCCAAGAATCCTTGAGTGATGTTCAATATTTTTCGTTTAATATTTTTAGAAATATTCTTTTGGGTTAATTCCCAGTCTACCTCGGCGTCTCTGTAAGTTGCATCAGTTTTTATGAAATTTCGAACATCCAACCATTGCGTTTTTATTCCCATAAAAGTCATAAAATTACTTAAGATTGTGGTCGAAATCAATTCTCCATAACTTACAATTTGATCGTAAACAAAATTATAATTTGGAGATTTGTTATGAGCCAAGAAATATTCCAGATCAGCAAACTGTGTGTTGACAGCGGCGAAAACCTCGTTATTTTCATCCTCAAACAAATCCATCAAGATTTGATTATGGTATTTTTTTACTTCTTGAACTGACGAATTTAATTCAAGGGATTTATCAAAATAATTTTTGATAACCTCTTCAAGTGCATTGGTTGTTTTGCCCATAGCAGAAACAATAACCAATACATCCTCATAACCCACTTGTTGCAAAACGCTGTATACGTTTTTAATTCCTGCGGCATCTTTTACAGAGGCCCCGCCAAATTTGAATACTCTCATATTAATTTAGATTTACTTCGTCAATTTGCTGACGTTCGTCAGATTCAAGATTATTAGTCTCAAATCAAAAACGTTTATATTTTAATTTTTTAGCTTATTGTCTACAAAATAGTTAATTGCAGCTTCATCCATTTGTACAACATTCCAATCTCTTAGTACATGGGCGCCTGATTTTTCGTAAAAGTCAATAGCCGGTGTATTCCAGTCGAGCACATGCCAATCAATTCTACGAACGTTGTCTCTTTTTCCTTGTTTGATAATTTCAGAATATAAAGCATAACCTAAACCAGTTCCTCGCATTTTATCTTTAACCACCAAGTCTTCAAGGTGTATAATTTTTCCTTTCCAGGTAGAGTAACGATAATAATACAAAGCAATGCCTACAATTTCATTTTCTACTTCTGCAACAAATACATGGAACAAAGGATTTGGTCCAAAACCGTCACGAACGAGGTCATCAACGGTGATTAAAACAGCTTCAGGTTCTTTTTCGAATTCGGCAAGCTCTTGAATTAGCGCCAAAACACCCGTCATGTCTTCTTTATTTCCTTTACGTATATTCATGATTTCGTATTATTTTCCTGCTTTATTATTAAAAAATAACTAATTAAGGAGTTGTTTTTATGGAATGTGTAGCAAATATACAATACTGATAAACTATGTGGTTATTATTTTTTTCGTTTTCACAAAAAAAACGATATTTGTGACTTAAACTAACTACATCGATTTCGTAATGGAAAAAAGCAACAGAACTCTCGGAGAATTTATTATTGAAAACCAAAATGCCTTTCAATATTCGTCAGGAGAATTATCAAGAATCATCAACTCAATCCGTTTGGCGGCAAAAGTAGTCAGCTATAAAGTCAACAAAGCCGGGTTAGTAGATATTGTTGGTGCAGCTGGAGAGCAAAATATTCAAGGAGAAGATCAGCAAAAATTGGATGTGTATGCCAATAATGTTTTTATTCAAACCTTAATCAATCGTGAGATTGTTTGCGGGATTGCTTCAGAAGAGAATGATGATTTTATTACCGTTGAAGGAAGTGATAGAAGCCATAATAATAAGTATGTAGTTTTGATGGATCCTCTGGATGGTTCGTCTAATATAGATGTAAATGTTTCTGTCGGAACTATTTTTTCGGTTTATAGAAGAATAACACCAATAGGAACTCCGGTAACGTTAGAAGATTTTCTACAGCCAGGTATCAATCAAGTTGCTGCGGGATATGTAATTTACGGAACATCGACTATGTTGGTTTATACCACAGGTCATGGAGTAAATGGTTTTACATTAAACCCAGCCATTGGAACGTTTTATCTTTCGCATCCTAACATGAAGTTCTCAGAAGATGGAAATATTTATTCAATCAACGAAGGGAACTATGTGCATTTTCCGCAAGGGGTGAAAGATTATATTAAATATTGCCAACTTGAAGAAGGAGATCGTCCGTATACTTCTAGATATATCGGAAGTTTAGTATCGGATATTCACAGAAATATGATTAAGGGAGGAATTTATATTTATCCTACAAGTTCTAAAGCTCCAAAAGGGAAATTAAGATTGCTGTATGAATGTAATCCTATGGCCTTTATTGCTGAGCAAGCTGGAGGGAAAGCATCTGATGGTTTTAATAGAATAATGGAGATACAACCTACAGAGTTACATGAAAGAGTACCATTTTTTTGCGGAAGTATGAATATGGTTAAAAAAGCAGAAGAGTTTATGCTTAAAGCAAAAAACAGTTAATAGTAAACCAAAACAATAAACCAAAAAAAAGCTCCCAATTGGGAGCTTTTTTTTATTTGTACATGTTTTTCATTTCGTACATAAAAGTTTCTAGATCTACTTTTTTGTCAACTAATTTGAGAGCTTTATCTACAATATAATTTACATTGCTGGGTGTAAAACCTAAGGCTAAACCAAATTTCACCATTAAGCGTTCTTGCTTGTCTCCTAATTGATGATCTCTGTGTACAATTCTAGCTAGATTGTACAGACTTTCTAGTCTTTCTATGTATAAATAAGGGGCATTTATTGGGTATTTTGATGGGTCTTTTAGTATCTCTTTGTATTCAATTTCGGAAATTTCAAGGTCTAGGGCAAGTTTGTCCAAAAATCTCTTTTCTTCTTCTGAGATATCGCCACTGGCGTAGGCTACATGGACAATTGCTGAAAAATGACCTCTGTTTTTTTGATTGAATTCACTGCTAAATAAATCTGAGAATGACATAATATTAAATGTGTTTTAGGTTTGACATAAAGATAATTAATTTTTTTAGTATTGATTTTGTTTTTGGAGACTTTTTTGTACGATTGTCCTTTGTTTTCTATAATATTTTAGAGAATGATTTTTTAATCAAATACACCATTTTCAAAATTAATCGTAAGTTTACAACCCCTTATCAATTTAATTAAATTATCGATGTCAGAATTTTTGATTTACTTTCAAATAGGATTAAAACACGTATTGGATATACATGCCTATGACCATGTTTTATTTTTAATTGCTTTGTCTGTTCCTTTCTCTTTCAATGACTGGAAAAGGATTTTACTATTAGTGACGGTGTTTACTTTAGGGCATACAACAGCATTATTTCTTTCTGTTTTTGGGATTATCACTGTCAAGGTAAATGTGGTTGAGTTTCTCATACCAATAACGATTTTAACAACCGCCCTTTATAATTTATTTACGGCAGGTAAAACCAGTAAAAACGGAAGCGTCAATCTGGTGTTCATAATAACATTGTTCTTTGGAATCATCCATGGATTGGGTTTTTCTAATTATTTTAAAACAATATTAGGAGGTAGTGCAACCTCAAAATTATTGCCAATGGCTGAGTTTGCATTAGGAATAGAAGCTGCCCAAATTGCGGTGGTTTTAGTGGTCTTGATTTTGTCTTACATCGTTCAAACGGTTTTTAGATTTTCAAAACGGGATTGGGCATTAGTAATGTCAGCATTTATAATAGGAGTAGTATTACCAATGATACTGGAAAATGAAATATGGAAGAGATAATAATTATGGAAAATAAAAAGTTGAATAAATACGATAAAGCCTATCTTAGGATTGCTACAGAATGGGGTTTGTTGTCTTATTGCAAAAGAAAACAGGTAGGAGCAATTATTGTAAGGGATAGAATGATTATTTCTGATGGATATAATGGAACGCCTTCCGGATTTGAAAATTGCTGTGAAGATGAAGATGGACTAACGCGTTGGGATGTTTTGCATGCTGAGGCAAATGCAATATTAAAAGTAGCAAGATCAACACAATCCTGTGAAGGAGCAACTTTGTATATCACACTTTCACCATGTAAAGAATGCAGTAAATTGATACATCAATCGGGTATAAAAAGAGTGGTGTATCATAATGGATACCGAGATGATTCTGGAATACAATTTTTATTAAAAGCAGGAGTCGAAGTAGAACACATTCCGATTTTAGAAGAATAATTTATAAATGAAGTTTGATAATAAATATTTACCCATATTCATTGGGGGCATTTTTGCCCTAGGTATTTTTATTGGGAATATATCGAATGCTCCTCAGACTCATGATTTTTTAGTCAAAAAGAGTACAAAAGAGAAACTCAATAAACTGATTGATTTTATAGATAGCGAATATGTAGATAATATAAATACTGATTCTATAGTAAATCTTACGGTAGATAATATTTTAGCGCATCTAGATCCGCATTCGGTGTATATTCCGCCAAGTGAACAATCAGAAATAGCCGAAACCATGAAAGGAGGCTTCGTGGGTATAGGAATCAATTTTTACATGTATAATGACTCTGTTGCAGTTATTAATCCGGTAAAAAATGGTCCTTCGGCAAAAGCGGGAATCAAAGCGGGAGATCGCATCTTGTACGTTAATAAAAAGAAACTATTTGGTCGAAAATTGCCAAATGATAGCCTGTTTGCAGCTCTAAAAGGAGAAGCTGGTTCTCAAATTGAATTGACAGTTTATCGAAAATCAGAGCGCAAAAAACTTAAGTTAACCATCAAACGAGATGTTATTCCGCTTAAGAGTGTAGATGTTGCTTTAATCCTAAATAAAACAACAGGATATATAAAGATCAATCGCTTTGCAGAAACTACTTTTGAGGAATTTAAAGCTGGATTGATGAGCCTGAAAAAGCAAGGCATAAAATCATTGGTTGTAGATGTTCGGGATAATGGTGGAGGATATATGGAAGAGGCCATTGCTATTGCCGATGAATTTTTGAAAGACAGACAACTGATAGTTTTTACCAAAAGCAAAAATGGAGTGATCGAAAAAACATTTGCCACCAAGCAAGGTAGTTTTGAAAACGGTAATGTCTATGTTTTAGTTAATGAGAACAGTGCTTCGGCAAGCGAAATTTTGGCGGGAGCCATACAAGATAACGATCGCGGAACAATTATAGGACGACGTTCTTTTGGAAAAGGGTTGGTACAACGAGAAATGGACTTTAACGATGGATCGGCTGTGCGATTAACCATTGCCAGATATTATACACCTACGGGAAGGTCTATTCAAAAGCCATATACTAAAGGGAATGAAGATTATTTTAAAGAATCAGATTCTCGCTTTTTGCATGGTGAATTGTATAAAAAAGACAGCATAAAAGTGGTTGACTCCTTGAAGTTTAAAACCAAGAAAGGTAAAATTGTTTATGGCGGTGGCGGAATTGTACCTGATGTTTTTATTCCTTTAGAGGCAGATCATGGTTCAGAGAATATTACCTATTTGTTGCAATCTGGAATTGTTGGGCATTTTGTGTTTGAGCAATTAGACAAGGACAGAAAAGTTTTTTCAAAGCTAACCTTCGAACAATTTTTAAATAAAATAAATACAACTGATTTGTATTTTGACGATTTTCAAAAATACCTCACTCAGAATGGTTTGCTTATAAAACTAGGACACAACAAGGCTTTGGTAAAAAGATACATTAATGCCGAATTTGCCCGCCAACTGTATGGTGATAAATATTACTACGAAATGATTTTGAAAGATGATGCTATGGTGAAGGCAGTATTGAATCCAAAATCCAAATAAGAGATTGTAGTATCCTATAGATCTATCAAAGTTGTTAGTGAAAAATCTATAGGATGCTATATTTTTTAGGATTGAAATCAGCTTGTAATCTTAGATAAATACAGCCTCGGTAATTTATATGAGGAATTGTATTTAAGCTTGTCTGAACTTGCTAAATAGAAAATAGAGAGTTGGATATTAACTTCTAGATGGTTTATTTTCTAATGCTGTCATGGGAATGCGTCTGAATACCATCATTCCATAGCGTAAGTAAATCGGTGGCAACGGCAGCTCCACTTCCTGCAGCAATAGCTAGTTGACTTCTCCATCCCGCAAGTGTACCTATTACATAGATTCCATCAATAACTTTATGGTCTACATTTTTTAATTGAATTCTTTGTTTTTCGGGTAAGGATTTTTTGTGTGGTTCAACAAACTGCATCAAACCTTCTATAGCAAATGTATTAGATGCGCCAATTCCAACTACAATATTCTGGGTTTTGTAGCTGTTTTTGTTTGTGATAATGGTGAATTCAGGATATTGACCTTCTATTTTCAGAACTTTTTCTTCAGGAATTTGAACAATATGAGGGTAAGTGTCTGATAAATGTTCGAGAGTTTCGATTAATAAATCAGAGCCTAATTTTCCTGGAGTAATTCCGTAGGCATTATTAAAAACGGCTTCTTGAAGCGAAGATGTTTTTTGATGTGTGAAAATTCCAATTTTTTTGGAGGAAACGAATGGTTTCTTTTGGGCTGAACCTAAGATTTGAGCACATGATACACCAGAAACTCCCCCGCCTATAATTAAAACGTCAAACACCACTATATTTTGTCGTCCATTTTTTCAACTATTTTTTTAGACATTCTAAAAATTAGAAGAATTAAAACAGCACAAAAAGAAGCGATTATTCCAACGATTGCAATTACGCTATTTCCTTGTAACGGATTTTTAAAATCAAGTAAAGTTACATTGAAAATAATAAGAGCAATGGCTAAAACAACCAAAATGTTAGTAAAAGTTTTCATAGATTTAATTATTCTTCCATGCAAATAAAAGCTGTTTTTTCAATCAATTCTGTAATTAGAATTGGGTAAAAAAGCGAACAACGCAATATGCATGAAAATATTATGGGGTAAATTTATAATTTTTTTTTTTAGACAAACAAACCTTTAACATTAGCCGCAAATAATTTAACAGCAATTGCCAAAAGGACTACTCCAAAAGTCTTACGAATCACTCCAAGTCCATTTTTTCCTAACATTTTTTCTATTTTCCCAGATGATTTCAAAACGACATAAACCAGTATAATATTAAGTATAATACCTATAACAATATTTATGGTATGAAATTGAGAACGCAAAGAAAGTAAAGTGGTCATGGTACCTGCTCCGGCAATCAGCGGAAAGGCCAATGGGACTATCGAGGCAGAGCTGGCTTCCTCATCTCTATAAAGATGAATCCCTAGAATCATTTCTAAAGCCAAAAAGAATAAAACAAAAGAACCGGCAACTGCAAATGAATGAACATCAATACCTATCAGGCTTAAAAACTCTTCACCAATAAACAGGAATAAGATCATTATTAATCCAGCAACCAAGGAAGCTTTTTCGGATTCGATATGACCGTGTTTGGCTCTCAATCCTACAATAATAGGAATAGATCCCACAATATCGATTACGGCAAAAAGAACCATTCCTACTGTTATTATTTCTTTTAAGTTAAAATCCAGCATAGTATTGTGTTTTTTATGAATAGTTGTAGTAAATACGTTTTTGATTCTCAAAAATACATTTATTTTTTTCAATTTGAAGATTCTGTCATTAAAAGAAGGTTAAATCAGGAATCTGTTCATTGCTTTAATTTTGTAATAAAATTGATTAAACCAAAAGTTAAATATTGTAAACTACTGAAAATCAATAACTAAATTTGTGTTGGCTTAGAAATATCAAAGATAATAAAGGAGTTTTTGGTATTTGATCTCTTGCATATTTGTTATTAAAAATCAATTTTATGCAAGCACAAATTTGGAAACAAGTTCAAAATGAAGAAAATATGTTATTGAACGCAGTACCCAAAGGGATGGGGATGCCCCGAAAGATTATAAAATTATGGAAAAATAATAACGATAAAATGTATTAACATAGATAAAAGGAGTCGTGTTTAGAATGAATGTGAGTATAAGTTTATGTAAGTAAATTATTTTTAACGTGTTAATTAGGATTGTTTATTACGCTTATGTTTATGTGCCGTTTTTATTTCTTGATTCTTTGATTACCTTTGCAAAATGTTTCAACTAGGAAAAACCATCGTCTCAGAGGATATACTCGAAAAAGAATTTGTTTGTAATTTGTCAGCATGCAAAGGAGCTTGTTGCGTCGATGGCGATGCAGGGGCGCCCTTGAGTTTGGCAGAAACCAAAATATTGGAAGAAATATATCCAAAAGTAAAACCATTTTTAAGAAAAGAAGGAATTGAGGCTATAGAAGTGCAAGGAACTTGGATAAATGGGGTTGATGGTGATCTTGAAACACCTCTAATTGATAACAAAGATTGCGCCTATGTAATTTTTGATGGTAAGACTGCCCTTTGCGGTATTGAGCAAGCCTATAATCAAGGAATAGTAGACTGGAAAAAACCTGTTTCCTGTCATTTGTATCCAATACGTGTAAAAGATTTCACTGAGTTTGCTGCGGTTAATTATGACAAATGGGATATTTGTGATGCAGCTTGTTCATTAGGTCAAGAACTCGAAGTTCCGGTATATAAATTTGTAAAAGAAGCCCTTGTTCGTCGCTTTGGCGAAGATTGGTATTCGGAGCTTG
Protein-coding regions in this window:
- a CDS encoding MarC family protein, with the translated sequence MLDFNLKEIITVGMVLFAVIDIVGSIPIIVGLRAKHGHIESEKASLVAGLIMILFLFIGEEFLSLIGIDVHSFAVAGSFVLFFLALEMILGIHLYRDEEASSASIVPLAFPLIAGAGTMTTLLSLRSQFHTINIVIGIILNIILVYVVLKSSGKIEKMLGKNGLGVIRKTFGVVLLAIAVKLFAANVKGLFV
- a CDS encoding DUF3109 family protein; this translates as MFQLGKTIVSEDILEKEFVCNLSACKGACCVDGDAGAPLSLAETKILEEIYPKVKPFLRKEGIEAIEVQGTWINGVDGDLETPLIDNKDCAYVIFDGKTALCGIEQAYNQGIVDWKKPVSCHLYPIRVKDFTEFAAVNYDKWDICDAACSLGQELEVPVYKFVKEALVRRFGEDWYSELEKVAEELKNNL